A genomic stretch from Motacilla alba alba isolate MOTALB_02 chromosome 29, Motacilla_alba_V1.0_pri, whole genome shotgun sequence includes:
- the METTL7A gene encoding methyltransferase-like protein 7A produces MPEAAASVLLLRAGLALLAWPIYLLSFLGIWEPFCRKVFFPFFLEKISVVHDKKSKKHKQELFRNLPDFRGPSGELRLLEIGTGTGSNFQFYPPGCKVTCSDINPNFQEGLSRNMKKNQHLHYERFLVAAGEDLRQVPSGSVDAVVCTLVLCSVHSVSSTLREVLRVLRPGGAFYFLEHVAAEHSSWTYFWQQVCYPTWKLVFAGCCLTRELWKNLEEAKFSELKIQHISVALPGMPIEPHIVGYGVK; encoded by the exons ATGCCAGAGGCCGCTGCGAGCGTCCTCCTGCTCCGTGCTGGCCTGGCACTGCTAGCCTGGCCCATCTACCTGCTGTCCTTCCTGGGCATCTGGGAGCCTTTCTGCAGGAAggtcttctttcctttcttcttggaAAAGATTTCTGTAGTTCACGACAAGAAATCAAAGAAGCACAAGCAGGAGCTCTTCCGCAATCTGCCTGACTTCAGGGGCCCCTCCGGGGAGCTGCGGCTGCTGGAGATCGGCACCGGCACTGGCTCCAACTTCCAGTTCTACCCACCGGGCTGCAAAGTCACCTGCAGCGACATCAACCCCAACTTCCAGGAGGGCCTCTCCAGGAACATGAAGAAGAACCAGCACCTGCACTACGAGCGGTTCCTGGTGGCCGCGGGCGAGGACCTGCGGCAGGTGCCCAGCGGCTCGGTGGACGCGGTGGTTTGCACCCTGGTGCTGTGCTCCGTGCACAGCGTCAGCAGCACCCTGAGGGAAGTGCTCCGAGTGCTCCGGCCG GGAGGAGCTTTCTATTTCTTGGAGCACGTGGCCGCTGAGCATTCCAGCTGGACGTATTTTTGGCAGCAAGTCTGTTACCCGACTTGGAAACTCGTCTTTGCTGGATGCTGCCTCACGAGAGAGCTGTGGAAGAATCTGGAAGAGGCAAAGTTCTCCGAGCTGAAGATACAGCACATCAGCGTGGCGCTGCCCGGGATGCCCATCGAGCCGCACATCGTGGGGTACGGGGTGAAGTAA
- the TMPRSS12 gene encoding transmembrane protease serine 12: MRRARPALPLLLLLLAGPLPAGAAPTDPADECQQQLPVARSVASWIVGGHEAPEGAWPWVVSLQVLRGGVRFMHLCGGVLLGRRAVLTAGHCVDGRTDPCSWRAVLGVHNLQKHSPHTARRRIRRIMVHSEFRRETFENDVAVFELKSAVRYSLYIQPVCLPPAALVQPLENSSDCYISGWGRTTEKGKISPVLKEAHVGILPPSLCNSSEGYAGLMNNKALCAGAWAGGTDTCQGDSGGPLVCYHPDRDKYYLVGIASFGVGCGRPRYPGIYVRLSQYRKWIKAKLLLTNETRNPVSSTLTILLTLAHTVLTQIL; the protein is encoded by the exons AtgcggcgggcgcggcccgcgctgccgctgctgctgctgctgctcgcgGGGCCCCTGCCCGCGGGGGCTGCCCCCACCGACCCTGCGGACG agtgtcagcagcagctgcccgtGGCCCGCAGTGTGGCGTCCTGGATCGTGGGGGGCCACGAGGCCCCGGAGGGCGCGTGGCCGTGGGTGGTGAGCCTGCAGGTGCTGCGCGGCGGCGTCCGGTTCATGCACCTGTGCGGCGGCGTGCTGCTGGGCCGGAGAGCTGTGCTGACCGCCGGCCACTGCGTGGATGGCAGGAC GGATCCGTGTTCCTGGCGAGCCGTTCTGGGCGTGCACAACCTTCAGAAGCACAGCCCCCACACAGCGAGGAGGAGGATCAGGAGGATCATGGTGCACTCGGAGTTCAGGAGGGAGACCTTTGAGAACGACGTGGCGGTGTTCGAGCTGAAGTCGGCCGTGCGCTACAGCCTCTACATCCAGCCCGTGTGCCtgcccccagctgccctggtGCAGCCCTTGGAGAACAGCTCCGACTGCTACATCAGCGGCTGGGGACGCACCACCGAGAAGG GTAAAATCTCACCTGTGCTAAAAGAAGCCCATGTGGGAattctccctcccagcctgtgcaACAGCTCTGAAGGCTACGCGGGGCTCATGAACAACAAAGCACTCTGCGCCGGCgcctgggctggaggcaccGACACCTGCCAG GGCGACAGCGGGGGCCCCTTGGTGTGTTACCACCCTGACAGAGACAAGTACTACCTCGTTGGCATCGCCAGCTTTGGGGTGGGCTGCGGCCGCCCCAGATACCCCGGGATCTACGTGCGCCTGTCTCAGTACAGAAAATGGATCAAAGCAAAACTTCTGCTGACTAACGAGACTCGGAACCCCGTGAGCTCCACACTCACCATCCTCCTGACTCTGGCACACACAGTGCTCACGCAGATTTTGTAG